The genome window GTTTGAATAATTTGATCCCGCGCCACCAAATAACGAAACCGTAGGATAGTACGCCCCCCTGGCAACTTTTATGGCCTGTGCTGATGTTTGCTGTTGCAGTTCGGCAAGGCGGATATCGGGATTAATAGTGAATGCTGTTTTTATCACCTCTGTGGCATCATATATGGTACGGATATTGGTCAGTTTACTGATATCCGGCTTTTCAACCGCGATCTGTGTTGAAGGATCCATTTCCATGTATTGTTTCAGGATCAGGATAGCCAGGTCGACCTGGTTTTGCGCGTTTGTTAAATTCAGCTCGGCAGTTGAAACCTGTGCTTTTGCCTGCGCAAGATCGGCAATGGTAGCGTTTTGCTGATCGTAGTTTTTCTGGGCGCGGTCTAATGTGATTTTGGCCAGTTCAATTTGCTGTTTTGCCGCAACAACAAGGTCCTGATCGGTAAGTATGGTAAGGTAATCGGTAACTACATTTAAAAGCAGGTCGTTTTTTACTTTGGCCGTGCTGGTTTTATTAACATCCAGCTGCAATTTATTTTGCAGGATCTGGTTCCTTAACTGCCCGCCCTGGAAAAGCGTAACAGAAACTGATGCCTGGCCATTGATGTATAAAAAGGACTGGCTGCTATAGGTGTAAGTGGTTAAGTTAGGGCTGCGGCCAAAGTTATAAGAAGCCTGCGGGTTAGCAGTTACAGACGGCAGCATATTGTATTTCGACTGTTTGTAATCTTCATTAGCAAGGCTCTCATTTACCACAGCCTGTTTAATAGTCAAGTTGTTGGCTAAAGTAAGATCAACCGCCTGCTGCAGGCTTATCACCCGCTGCGCATTTACTGTAAAACTCAGTAAGGTTAGGCATGCTATGCTT of Mucilaginibacter xinganensis contains these proteins:
- a CDS encoding TolC family protein, which gives rise to MTQRIFKLKRVSILSIACLTLLSFTVNAQRVISLQQAVDLTLANNLTIKQAVVNESLANEDYKQSKYNMLPSVTANPQASYNFGRSPNLTTYTYSSQSFLYINGQASVSVTLFQGGQLRNQILQNKLQLDVNKTSTAKVKNDLLLNVVTDYLTILTDQDLVVAAKQQIELAKITLDRAQKNYDQQNATIADLAQAKAQVSTAELNLTNAQNQVDLAILILKQYMEMDPSTQIAVEKPDISKLTNIRTIYDATEVIKTAFTINPDIRLAELQQQTSAQAIKVARGAYYPTVSLFGGAGSNYSNQNKQKIIGTTPFTQQVGTVAATGQSVVTSGIQPIYGPYSFTNQFGDNFNQSVGLSVQIPIFNKFTTRTSVHKAKLNYQNAELTTQIAKNNLSKTIIQAVLDLEAAEKSYQSALQTFNSNKEALNVTKQRYDAGFVNTLDYNTAVTNFNKSQNDMIAAQYQMIFRSKVIDYYIGNPITL